A window from Streptomyces griseiscabiei encodes these proteins:
- the soxR gene encoding redox-sensitive transcriptional activator SoxR, whose translation MATVSWKAQELTVGELAERSGVATSALRYYERHGLIISRRTTGNQRRYSRDTLRRVAFIRASQRVGIALETIREILELLPGNRTPTEEDWARVSHCWRKDLDTRIRRLEELRDELSNCIGCGCLSLKRCALTNPQDVCGRQGAGPVRLTS comes from the coding sequence ATGGCCACCGTTTCGTGGAAAGCGCAAGAACTCACTGTCGGCGAATTGGCCGAGCGCAGCGGGGTCGCCACCTCGGCGCTGCGCTATTACGAACGGCACGGGCTGATCATCAGCCGGAGGACCACGGGAAATCAGCGCCGTTACAGCCGGGACACGCTCAGGCGCGTCGCATTCATCCGGGCCTCGCAGCGGGTGGGGATCGCGCTGGAGACCATTCGGGAGATCCTCGAGCTGCTGCCGGGCAACCGGACGCCCACCGAGGAGGACTGGGCCAGGGTGTCCCACTGCTGGCGGAAGGACCTCGACACCCGCATCAGACGGCTGGAGGAGCTGCGGGACGAACTCAGCAACTGCATCGGCTGCGGCTGCCTGTCGCTGAAGCGGTGCGCGCTGACCAACCCTCAGGACGTGTGCGGCCGGCAGGGGGCGGGGCCCGTGCGGCTCACGTCCTGA